In the genome of Bacillus sp. S3, one region contains:
- the adhE gene encoding bifunctional acetaldehyde-CoA/alcohol dehydrogenase: MAVVEKSLKEKQSVTNMIDALVENGLKALEEFRSFDQEMINQIVKQMALAGLDQHMPLAKLAVEETGRGVYEDKIIKNMFATEYVYHNIKYDKTVGIINENEHEGMIEIAEPVGVVAGVTPVTNPTSTTMFKSLISIKTRNPIIFAFHPSAQKCSSEAARILRDAAIKAGAPENCIQWIETPSLEATQALMNHNKISMILATGGAGMVKSAYSSGKPALGVGPGNVPCYIEKTAHLHQAVNDLILSKTFDNGMICASEQAVIIDKEIYSEVKEEMIANNCYFLNKEEKEKVEKLVINEQSCAVNPNIVGMAASKIAALAGVKVPEHTKILVAEIKGVGPKFPLSREKLSPVLACYKVSSHDEGYRRAEEMLEFGGLGHSAVIHTNDQTVIKEYGLRMKAGRIIVNAPSSQGAIGDIYNGYIPSLTLGCGSYGGNSVSTNVGAIHLINIKKVAKRNVNMQWFKVPSKIYFEKNSTQYLAKMPKISKAFIVTDPGMVKLGYVDKVLYYLRKRPDYVHCEIFSEVEPDPSIETVMKGAERMAKFQPDVIIALGGGSAMDAAKGMWLFYEFPDTEFFGLKQKFLDIRKRIVKYPRLGERAQFVAIPTTSGTGSEVTSFSVITDKESNTKYPLADYELTPDVAIIDPQFVMTVPKHITADTGLDVLTYAIEAYVSCMANDFTDGLAMKAIQLVFEYLPRAYKNGSDEEAREKVHNASTIAGMAFANAFLGINHSLAHKLGAEFHIAHGRANAVLLPHVIRYNATKPKKFTAFPKYNHFKADKRYAEIARTLGFPANTTEEGVESLVQAIIQLAKELEVPMSLEANNIDQADFESKVDFLADRAFEDQCTTANPKLPLVTELAEIYRLAYKGM; this comes from the coding sequence ATGGCAGTGGTAGAAAAATCGCTAAAAGAAAAACAATCGGTGACCAACATGATTGATGCTTTGGTGGAAAACGGTCTAAAAGCATTAGAGGAATTTCGCAGCTTTGATCAAGAAATGATTAACCAAATTGTCAAGCAAATGGCCTTGGCGGGTCTTGATCAGCATATGCCCCTTGCAAAATTGGCTGTTGAAGAAACCGGAAGAGGGGTATATGAGGATAAAATCATTAAAAATATGTTTGCAACTGAATATGTCTACCATAATATCAAATACGATAAAACCGTTGGAATCATCAATGAAAACGAGCATGAGGGTATGATTGAAATCGCTGAACCTGTAGGTGTGGTTGCAGGGGTTACACCTGTCACAAACCCAACCTCTACTACGATGTTTAAATCACTTATTTCGATCAAGACGAGGAATCCTATTATTTTTGCCTTTCATCCATCTGCACAAAAATGCAGTAGTGAAGCAGCTCGAATCCTGAGAGATGCTGCAATCAAAGCCGGAGCACCGGAAAATTGCATTCAATGGATTGAAACCCCATCCCTTGAGGCTACACAAGCATTGATGAACCACAATAAAATATCGATGATTCTGGCAACCGGCGGGGCTGGCATGGTCAAATCCGCATACAGTTCAGGAAAACCAGCCCTTGGGGTTGGACCTGGAAATGTCCCTTGCTATATTGAAAAAACGGCTCATCTTCATCAGGCGGTCAATGACTTAATATTATCCAAAACGTTTGATAACGGAATGATTTGTGCTTCTGAACAAGCAGTTATTATCGATAAAGAAATTTACTCAGAAGTGAAAGAGGAAATGATTGCGAACAATTGCTATTTCTTAAATAAGGAAGAAAAAGAAAAGGTTGAAAAATTAGTCATCAATGAACAATCCTGTGCGGTAAATCCAAACATTGTTGGGATGGCTGCGTCCAAAATTGCCGCCCTAGCAGGTGTGAAGGTTCCAGAACACACGAAAATTCTCGTCGCGGAAATAAAAGGAGTCGGTCCCAAATTTCCACTATCAAGAGAAAAATTAAGTCCTGTCTTAGCCTGCTACAAGGTCAGCAGTCATGATGAAGGCTATAGAAGGGCAGAAGAGATGCTGGAGTTTGGCGGTCTAGGGCATTCCGCTGTGATTCATACCAATGATCAAACGGTCATCAAAGAGTATGGATTAAGGATGAAAGCAGGAAGGATTATCGTAAACGCTCCATCCTCCCAAGGGGCAATTGGTGATATTTATAATGGATATATTCCTTCCTTGACTCTTGGCTGCGGTTCATATGGCGGAAATTCAGTGTCCACTAACGTTGGGGCGATACATTTAATCAATATAAAAAAAGTAGCGAAAAGGAATGTCAATATGCAGTGGTTTAAAGTGCCGTCCAAAATATACTTTGAGAAAAACTCTACTCAGTATCTAGCAAAGATGCCGAAAATCTCAAAAGCTTTTATTGTCACTGACCCCGGCATGGTGAAACTGGGCTATGTTGATAAGGTGCTTTACTATTTACGGAAGCGGCCAGATTATGTCCACTGTGAGATTTTTTCCGAGGTGGAACCAGATCCATCCATTGAAACAGTGATGAAAGGCGCAGAAAGGATGGCGAAATTCCAGCCGGATGTCATAATTGCTCTTGGCGGTGGTTCAGCAATGGATGCTGCTAAAGGAATGTGGTTGTTTTATGAATTTCCTGATACCGAATTCTTTGGCTTAAAACAAAAATTCCTGGATATTCGCAAACGAATCGTAAAATATCCACGTCTTGGAGAAAGGGCGCAATTCGTTGCCATTCCTACGACTTCCGGTACAGGATCAGAAGTAACCTCATTCTCCGTGATTACCGATAAGGAATCAAATACGAAATACCCGCTCGCTGATTATGAATTGACACCAGATGTGGCGATTATTGATCCCCAGTTCGTCATGACGGTACCAAAACACATTACAGCCGATACAGGTTTGGATGTATTAACATATGCGATAGAAGCGTATGTATCCTGTATGGCCAATGACTTTACAGATGGACTGGCGATGAAAGCAATCCAATTGGTCTTTGAATACCTGCCAAGAGCCTACAAAAATGGCAGTGATGAAGAGGCACGTGAAAAGGTTCATAATGCTTCAACAATTGCGGGTATGGCATTTGCAAATGCCTTTTTAGGAATAAACCATAGTCTAGCTCATAAATTAGGAGCTGAATTCCATATTGCACATGGACGTGCGAATGCGGTACTTTTGCCGCATGTTATTCGCTACAATGCCACAAAACCGAAGAAGTTTACCGCATTTCCAAAGTATAACCACTTCAAAGCAGATAAACGTTATGCAGAAATTGCTAGAACTTTGGGTTTCCCAGCAAACACAACTGAGGAAGGTGTTGAGAGTCTCGTGCAGGCTATCATTCAATTAGCCAAAGAACTAGAAGTCCCAATGAGTTTAGAGGCAAACAATATCGATCAAGCAGACTTCGAAAGCAAAGTTGATTTCTTAGCAGATCGTGCGTTTGAAGATCAATGTACAACTGCCAATCCAAAGCTTCCGTTAGTTACAGAATTAGCGGAGATTTACCGATTAGCGTATAAAGGAATGTAA
- a CDS encoding anthranilate synthase component II — translation MILVIDNYDSFTFNLVQYIQTIGEDVVVIRNDQLSLKMIEEMKPDHLLLSPGPGNPDSAGLCLDIVKRFYREIPILGVCLGHQIIAQAFGGIIIKALKPMHGKISSLTHDQNGIFRDLPSPFQVTRYHSLIIDESTLPTCLEISARSEDGEIMAIRHNQYKVEGVQFHPESILTKNGLQMLENFFKKECKNEYTKASLIF, via the coding sequence GTGATTTTAGTAATTGACAACTATGACTCATTTACGTTCAATTTAGTCCAATATATCCAAACAATTGGCGAAGATGTTGTTGTGATCCGGAATGATCAATTGTCGCTAAAAATGATAGAAGAAATGAAGCCTGATCATCTTCTACTTTCTCCAGGGCCAGGTAATCCCGATTCAGCCGGTCTATGTTTAGATATTGTGAAAAGATTTTATCGAGAAATCCCCATATTAGGGGTTTGTTTAGGGCATCAAATTATTGCGCAAGCGTTTGGTGGAATCATTATTAAAGCTTTAAAACCCATGCATGGAAAAATCTCATCTCTTACACATGATCAAAATGGGATTTTTCGTGATTTACCATCTCCATTCCAGGTAACAAGATATCATTCATTAATCATCGATGAGTCCACCCTTCCAACTTGTCTAGAAATCAGTGCAAGAAGTGAGGATGGAGAAATAATGGCAATCCGTCATAATCAATATAAAGTGGAAGGCGTTCAATTCCACCCCGAGTCTATCTTGACGAAAAACGGCTTACAGATGTTAGAGAATTTTTTTAAAAAGGAATGTAAAAATGAATATACAAAAGCCTCTCTTATCTTTTGA
- the pabB gene encoding aminodeoxychorismate synthase component I, protein MNIQKPLLSFEFADSNGIIKPLTFQNPFKVITAYTIDEVLPSLKLVEDAVENGYYAAGFLSYESAAAFDTAYSVRSGGKMPLLWFGIFQNPLPQSLNSNATYSLTEWIPSISMAEYDQAILSIKESIERGDTYQTNYTIRLKSHFQGDDIAFFENLKRAQSSNYSAYINTGEQSILSASPELFFHLKDDKITTRPMKGTSKRGKSAAEDQANANWLYHSDKNRAENVMIVDLLRNDLGIIAEPGTVSVTKLFEIEQYPTVHQMTSTINARVSSNTRLVEIFKALFPCGSITGAPKISTMNIIADLEQEPREVYCGAIGFITPEKEAIFNVPIRTVMIEHQSSQATYGVGGGITWDSTTEGEYQEILAKASLLKENRPEFQLLESLFLNNGTYFLLVEHLNRLKNSANYFGFQCNLTDVKRALDKFSMKNRSGKLKVRLLLSKNGDIDIEGNLITHPGADLKVLLADIPVDKNNIFLYHKTTNRDMYSQFQVRKPADMFDVLLWNNDGELTEFTNGNVVLEIDGLLWTPPLKSGLLAGTFREQLLNNGEIGEKTITITDLQKSTRIWFINSVRKWLEVQLINDKRKANSL, encoded by the coding sequence ATGAATATACAAAAGCCTCTCTTATCTTTTGAATTTGCAGATTCAAACGGTATAATAAAACCGCTGACTTTTCAAAATCCATTTAAGGTGATTACAGCGTATACAATCGATGAGGTATTGCCAAGCCTTAAACTAGTTGAGGATGCTGTTGAGAACGGTTATTATGCTGCAGGGTTTCTTTCCTATGAGAGTGCAGCTGCCTTCGATACTGCTTATAGCGTTAGAAGCGGAGGTAAAATGCCTCTCTTATGGTTTGGCATTTTTCAAAATCCATTGCCGCAATCGCTTAACAGCAACGCCACCTACAGTCTCACGGAATGGATACCATCAATTAGTATGGCGGAATACGATCAAGCGATTCTATCTATAAAGGAATCGATAGAACGTGGTGATACTTATCAGACAAACTATACGATACGTCTTAAATCTCATTTCCAAGGGGACGATATCGCTTTTTTTGAAAATCTTAAAAGGGCACAATCTTCCAATTACAGTGCATACATCAACACCGGTGAACAAAGTATTTTATCCGCCTCACCTGAATTGTTTTTTCACTTAAAAGATGACAAAATTACCACCCGGCCGATGAAAGGTACATCGAAAAGAGGAAAATCGGCAGCTGAGGATCAAGCAAACGCCAATTGGCTTTATCATTCAGATAAAAATCGTGCTGAAAATGTGATGATTGTCGACTTGCTGCGAAACGACTTAGGCATAATCGCCGAACCAGGAACAGTGTCTGTAACAAAGTTATTTGAAATTGAGCAATACCCTACCGTTCATCAAATGACTTCAACGATCAATGCACGGGTGTCAAGCAATACCAGACTCGTTGAAATCTTTAAGGCTCTTTTTCCATGTGGATCCATTACAGGTGCGCCAAAAATTAGCACGATGAACATTATTGCAGACTTAGAGCAGGAACCGCGTGAGGTATATTGTGGGGCGATTGGATTTATCACACCGGAAAAGGAAGCTATCTTTAATGTGCCGATTAGAACCGTAATGATTGAACATCAATCTAGCCAAGCTACCTATGGTGTTGGCGGAGGAATCACTTGGGATTCCACTACTGAGGGGGAATATCAAGAAATCCTGGCCAAAGCAAGCTTACTTAAAGAGAACAGACCTGAATTTCAATTGTTGGAAAGTTTGTTTTTAAATAATGGAACTTATTTCTTATTAGTAGAACATCTCAATCGTTTGAAAAATTCAGCTAACTACTTCGGATTTCAGTGCAATCTAACCGATGTAAAAAGGGCATTGGATAAATTTTCAATGAAAAATCGCAGTGGTAAGCTAAAGGTACGTCTCCTTTTGTCTAAAAACGGCGACATTGACATCGAAGGAAATTTAATTACACATCCAGGGGCAGATTTGAAGGTGCTGCTTGCTGATATACCCGTAGATAAGAACAATATCTTCCTCTACCATAAAACGACTAACAGGGATATGTATTCACAATTTCAGGTACGAAAACCCGCCGATATGTTCGATGTGCTCCTTTGGAACAATGATGGGGAGTTGACTGAATTTACAAATGGGAACGTTGTCTTGGAAATAGATGGGTTATTATGGACACCCCCATTAAAAAGCGGCTTACTAGCAGGAACTTTTCGTGAGCAGTTGCTAAATAATGGTGAAATTGGCGAAAAAACAATAACCATTACTGACCTGCAAAAAAGTACGAGAATCTGGTTTATCAATAGTGTACGAAAATGGCTCGAGGTTCAATTAATAAATGATAAAAGGAAAGCGAACAGTTTGTAA
- a CDS encoding aminodeoxychorismate lyase → MRINLLSSFAGGILISTLICGAIYFVDKSDGKAPATTAKSSTTVKISENEMKKELETKGYVVQSKTEYDQNLKDAKAAVEKKNPSENNEPAKTVTKVIVNVSEGMTSIDVGKALVQGNLVQDAFAFSQDIEQKGIENRLRPGVYVVDSEMTYDQVVAAIYK, encoded by the coding sequence ATGAGAATTAATTTACTGAGCAGCTTTGCAGGCGGAATATTGATTAGCACATTGATTTGCGGTGCTATTTACTTTGTTGACAAGAGTGACGGAAAGGCACCTGCCACCACAGCCAAATCAAGCACAACGGTAAAAATATCAGAAAATGAAATGAAAAAAGAGCTTGAAACGAAAGGATATGTCGTTCAATCCAAAACTGAATATGACCAGAATTTGAAGGATGCCAAGGCAGCAGTAGAAAAGAAAAACCCTTCTGAAAACAACGAACCTGCCAAAACAGTCACAAAAGTGATTGTGAATGTATCAGAAGGTATGACGAGCATTGACGTCGGCAAGGCACTAGTACAAGGAAACTTGGTGCAGGATGCATTTGCTTTTTCTCAGGATATCGAGCAAAAGGGGATAGAAAATCGTTTGCGTCCAGGGGTATATGTCGTGGACAGTGAAATGACTTACGATCAAGTGGTTGCGGCGATATATAAATAA
- a CDS encoding alpha/beta-type small acid-soluble spore protein, whose protein sequence is MARNKLLVPGAGNVLDQMKEEIANEFGVELGADTTARANGSVGGEMTKRLIAYAEQSLRNQQEH, encoded by the coding sequence ATGGCTAGAAACAAACTATTGGTTCCTGGTGCAGGCAATGTTTTGGATCAGATGAAAGAAGAAATCGCCAACGAGTTTGGAGTGGAGCTAGGTGCTGATACGACCGCACGAGCAAACGGTTCAGTCGGCGGTGAAATGACCAAACGCCTAATCGCCTATGCTGAACAATCGTTACGAAATCAACAGGAGCACTAA
- a CDS encoding carbohydrate kinase family protein, translating to MGKQGIISLGEAFVDYISIDRTNTEYQQLLGGATVNVAVGSRRLGIPTYYLCKFGKDEISEFVENELRKDRIDTDFSIHSPKKKICGVYVHINENGERYFHSYSNPTPDEVLSADELTREVFEQAKIFYFGSGTLFLNKAKQTTEAAIKYAKESQNMIAFDANIRPKRWESEEHCRKTIAAFLKQADIVKLAEDELNFLTETDSLEEGIEKLSTYQIPFLFITMGRKGACAVINGNNIFVSAPTVNAIDTTGAGDAFMSALLYCFHEQGKPATQSQLTNYLQFSNHVGAAATTEIGSLSANFDLTVWKKQFLFKTR from the coding sequence TTGGGTAAGCAGGGAATAATCTCATTAGGAGAAGCATTTGTAGACTATATTTCAATAGATAGAACGAATACTGAATATCAGCAGTTGCTAGGAGGCGCTACCGTAAATGTAGCAGTGGGTTCACGGAGACTTGGGATTCCAACCTATTATTTGTGTAAATTTGGTAAGGATGAGATCAGTGAATTTGTAGAAAATGAATTAAGAAAAGACCGGATTGATACTGACTTTTCTATCCACTCTCCGAAGAAAAAAATCTGTGGTGTATATGTTCATATAAATGAAAACGGAGAACGATATTTCCATTCTTATTCGAACCCGACACCGGATGAAGTTCTATCGGCAGATGAATTAACGAGAGAGGTTTTTGAACAAGCTAAAATCTTTTATTTTGGTTCTGGAACACTTTTTCTGAATAAAGCAAAACAGACAACAGAAGCTGCAATCAAATATGCGAAAGAATCCCAAAATATGATTGCCTTTGATGCAAACATTCGTCCTAAGAGGTGGGAGAGCGAGGAACATTGCCGTAAAACAATTGCAGCATTTCTCAAACAGGCAGATATCGTTAAGCTTGCGGAAGATGAGTTGAATTTTTTAACAGAAACAGACTCATTAGAAGAAGGTATAGAAAAATTATCAACCTATCAAATTCCTTTTCTCTTCATAACGATGGGAAGGAAAGGGGCTTGTGCTGTAATCAATGGAAACAATATTTTTGTTTCTGCCCCGACGGTCAATGCCATCGATACAACCGGAGCAGGTGATGCCTTTATGTCAGCACTTTTATATTGTTTTCACGAACAAGGAAAGCCAGCCACTCAATCCCAATTAACAAATTATCTTCAGTTTTCAAATCATGTTGGTGCTGCTGCGACAACGGAAATCGGATCATTGTCCGCTAATTTTGATTTAACCGTTTGGAAAAAGCAATTCCTTTTTAAAACAAGATAA